In Streptomyces sp. NBC_00344, the genomic window CTGGCGCTACCACCTTGCCGTCGCCGAGATGCACGAAGCACCCGAGCGGGCCCGTGACACGGTGTTCGAAGCGCTGAACCGTGCCCGGCAGTTCGGCACCCCGTCCGCCATCGGCCAGGCACTGCGCGTCGCCGCCGAGGTATGCGGGACGAACGAGCGCACCAAGCTCCTCGAGGAGTCCGTCGCCCAGCTGGAATGCTCGCCGGCCGGCTACGAACTCGCCCGGGCGCTGATCGCTCTGGGTGCTCACGAGCGACGCACCGGCCGGCCGCAGGAGGCCGCTGACCACCTCTACCGCGGCCTCGAGGATGCGGTGCAGTGCGGCGCCGACGCCCTCGCGGACCAGGCACGCGACGAACTGGCGAAGGCCGGCCTGCGCCCCCGAAGACTCCGCTCCACCGAGACCGACACGCTCACCTCCCGGGAGCGCACCGCGGCGACCATGACAGTGCGGGGACAGACCCCGTCCGCCGTCGCCGCGGCGCTCGACACCGACGAGGCCACGGTCGGGCGCCTGCTGTCAGGCGTGTACCGCAAGGTCGGCACGGACAGGGCGGGGCTGGACGAAGCCCTCGGCGGGAACCGCGACGGCGGGTCCTGAAGGCCTGACGGCTCCCCGGTGATCCATCGCGTGGGTCCGGCCCGGAGCCCCGGCCGCCCCCGCTTCGGCGGACGGCTCAGGACACGTACCATGGCTCCATGTCCTTCCTCCGCCGCCGCAGCGCCGCCACTCCAGCGGGCCCGGACTTCGACGTTCTGGCCATGGACCCGGGCGACTGGCCCGGCAACCTCGGCGCCGGACTCCTGCCCGCCCCCGACGGCAGCTGCCAGGGTGTCTTTCTGCGGTACGACCTCTTCGGCGGTCGCGGTCCGGCAATGATCATCGGCAATCTGCCGGAGGGTTCGCCGGCCCGGGAGCTCGGTGAGGGCCAGGTTCCCTTCGAGGTGGCCCAACTGCTCGCGGCACTCGAGAACGACGAGCCCGTCGAGGTGCTCGACGCCGAAGACACGCCCGTGATGCAGGGGGACAACCTCCTGATCGTGCGGCGCCTCAAGCTCTCCGAGGGCCGCATCTCCTGCGTGCAGTTCGACCGCAGCGACAATGTTCTCGTCACCATCGCCAGCTGGGACCGGCCGATCACCGACGATCTGTACACGCTGCTGAAGCCGCTCCCGGCCGAGATGTTCCAGCAGGGCTGACAGCGCCTCGCTGCGGCTCGTCCCCACCCCTTTCCACTGCGCCCCGGGCAGACGCTGCCACGGGGCGTACCGCTGTACCCGCACGCCAGGGGTGTAAAGGTCAGGTAACACGGCTCCGCCAGAGTGTGGTCGCCGCTCCTTCTTCGCAGGTCAACGGTCATGCCAGTGGTCTGGACAACTGTTTCAACAGGCAGCCTGCGCGGCTCTCTTGACGTGCTATCACCTCAGGTCACAGAGTGCGCCCGTACGGCACGTGAGATCAACCCGGCGCAACTCCCGGCAAGAAGGGCTGTCATGACGTCCAAGCAGAGGATCAGACTCGCACTCGCGCTGACCACAGCGAGTGCCTTCAGCCTTGCGCTGCTCAGCCCAGCGGCACAGGCGAGTACGCAGGGCACACGGCCGGAGTGTCCGCGCACCCTGGACTGCGAATGGGTTCCCGCCGCCTACCAGCAGACCGGTGATCCTTCGGACAAGGAGACGTACGGCAACTACGACACCGCCGACCGCCCGCACACCACGAAGATCAAGTACATCGTCCTGCACGACACCGAGGAGACCTTCGACAAGACCCTTCAGATCTTCCAGGACCCGCACAGGGCGGCATCGGCGCACTACGTGGTCCGGTCGAGTGACGGACATGTGGCCCAGATGGTGAAGGACAAGGACGTCGCCTGGCAGGCCGGGAACTGGTACATCAACTCGCAGTCCATCGGTATCGAGCAGGAGGGCGTCGCGACGGAGGGTGCCAAGTGGTTCACCCCCGAGATGTACAACTCGACGGCGAAGCTTGTGCGCTATCTCGCGGCCAAATACGACATCCCGCTCGACCGCCAGCACATCATCGGACATGACAACGTGCCGCCCACCAGCGCAGCGGGGACAGCCGCCATGCACTGGGACCCGGGAACCTACTGGGACTGGAACTACTTCATGGCCCTGCTTGGCAGGCCCACCTTCCCCACCGCCCGGCCGAGCAGCCAACTGGTCACCGTCAACCCGGTGTTCCGGCAGAACATCCAGTCCTTCAGGGACTGCGAGAAGAAGATCGATCTGCCCGCCCAGGCGTCCAGCGCCGTGCCGCTGTACACCGAACCCTCCACCGACGCCCCGCTCTTCTCCGACCCCGGCCTGCACACCGACGGTTCGCCGGGCACCAACTGCGCGGCCGACTGGGGAAGCAAGGTCAGCTCTTCGCAGCAGGCAGTCGTGGCCGAGCGCAGGCCCGGCTGGACCGCGATCTGGTGGTACGGCCAGAAGGCGTGGCTGCAGAGCCCGTCAGGCACCAGGACCACCACCCCGACCGCCGGCTACGTCGTCCGGCCGAAGGCCGGCAGTGCCGGGGTTCCGGTGTACGGCGTGGCCTACCCGGAGAAGGGTGAGTACCCGGCCGACTTCACCGCGCCGCATGTGGGCACGCCCCTGCCGTACACCATCAAGCCCGGCCAGGCATACCCCGGCGGTGGCGAGGCGCCCACCGGCTACTACTACGCCCCCACGATCGATGCCTCCTACCCCTACGACCACACCTACTTCCCCGGCGCGACCACGTACGTGACGGTACAGATCGGTCACCGGGTGGCATTCGTCAAGTCGGCTGACGTGGACATCGTCCGGACCCGCTGAGGTCCGGTCTCACCGTTGGCAGCAGTAAAGCGCGGTGCGCGCCCAGGGTGTCTGCGCTGGGCGCGCACCGCGCTTCCCCCTCGGAAGCCGGTAGCCGTGACCGGTGGCTCAGCGCGTACCGACCGCCGCGCGCACGGCCCTGCGGGCCAGAGCGCAGTCGTCGTGCAGACGCCGGAGCAGCAGCCGCTGCTCCTCACCGTGGGACAGCACACCCGGCTGGGTCTGATGGCCCGCACCCGTCGGTGACCCCTCACGGACGGTGCGCCGAACCGCCGTCTCGTACGTGCGGATCTCCCGGGTCAGGACCAGCATCAGATTCACCAGGAAGGCGTCCCGGGAGGCCGGGCCGGCGGACTGGGCGAGCTGGCTGATCTGCCGGCGCGCCACCGGCGCGTCGCCCAGCACGGACCAGAGGGTGGCCAGGTCGTACCCGGGCAAGTACCAGCCCGCGTGCTCCCAGTCGACGAGCACCGGTCCGGCAGGCGACAGCAGGATGTTGGAGAGCAGTGCGTCGCCGTGACAGAACTGGCCGGTGCCCTGACGGCCGCCGGAGTGCGCGAGGCCGTGCAGAAGTTTCTGGAGGTCACCCAGATCCCGGTCGGTGAAGAGACCGAGCTCGTGATAGCGGGCGATCCTTGAGGCGTAGTCGAGCGGCTGGTCGAACATCCCGGCCGGCGGCCGCCAGGTGTTGACCTTGGTGATCGCCCCCAGCACCGACCGGATGTCCGCCCGTGGCGGGGCCTCCACGGGATGCCGCTGCAGTGCCGCCGCTCGTCCGGGCATCCGCTCGATCACCAGGATGCAGTTCTCGGGATCGGCGGCGATGAGCCGCGGAACCCGCACCGGTGGACGGTGCCGGACGAACGTACGGTATGCAGCTATTTCCTGACGGAACCGCTCGGACCAGGCGGGGGAGTGGTCGATTAAACACTTGGCGACGGCAGTTGTGCGCCCTGTCGTGCCGACGAGCAGCACGGACCGGCCGCTACGGCGCATCACCTGCACCGGGTTGAACTCCGGACAGATGCGGTGCACCGACGCGATGGCCATGCGCAGCTGCGCGCCCTGAGGGCCGGACAAGTCGAGTCTCCCGCTGAGCGGTTGGGTACTCGGGCCCGCCGTCCGCCGGGCCCGACCTGCGCCGAGCGCCGCTACGGCGTGGGAGGGGTCGAGGTACGGTCCGCCACCTGTCGGGAGAGAACGGTGCGGCCGAGGCGGGGCGGACACGGAGGACGATGCTGTGTACATGGGGGATACAGATCCCTTCGTGTGCCGACGAGTTACGTGCGCAGCCCTGGCTCGGCGGCCGGGACATACCCTGGGGAGTACGGTCCGGCCGCCGGGCCAAGGTGGCGCATTCCTACCTGACACCGGCCCGCGGGTGGCACACCATCTGGCGCACCCTGGCGAACCCTGGCGAATAGTCGCGGGGCATCTGACAGAGGGTTACTGTCAAATCAGCCGAGAACCTGGGGGCTTGACGTGACCGGACTACCCAACACCCGCCTAGCAGACCTGTTCGGCCTGGCCGGCTGGTCCAAGGGCGAACTCGCGAGACTCGTGAACCGGCAGGCGGCCGTGATGGGCCACCAGCAGCTGGCGACCGACACCTCGCGGGTGCGGCGCTGGATCGACATGGGTGAGAGCCCACGCGATCCCGTACCGAAAGTGCTGGCAGCCCTGTTCACCGAGCGGCTCGGTCGTGTCGTGACCATCGAGGACCTCGGGTTCGTACGGCCTGGGCGCGCGGGTGGACGGCAGGACGCCGGGAACGCGGAGCAGACAGCGAATCCGGACGGCCTCCCGTGGGCGCCAGAACGGACGGCAGCGGTCCTCACCGAATTCACGGGAATGGACCTCATGCTCAACCGACGCGGCTTGGTGGGCGCAGGCGCTGCGCTTGCCGCAGGCTCCGCACTCAGCAGCGCCATGCACGACTGGCTACACACCGATCCGGCCCTTGCTTCGGACGCCCCTCGCATCGACGATCCGCTCCGCGCCGACCAGGCGGGGTTCGACCGCTACGAGGCCGCTCCCATCGGCTCACAGGAGATCGAGGCACTGGAGCACTCCGTGGAGGTCTTCCGCGCCTGGGACGCCTCACGAGGCGGCGGACTGCAGCGCAAGGCGGTCGTGGGACAGCTGAACGAGGTGGGAGGCATGCTCTCCTACCGCCACCCCGATCTGCTCCAGCGGCGTCTGTGGGGCGTCGCGGCCAACCTCGCCGTACTCGCGGGCTGGATGTCCCACGACGTGGGTCTCGAGCCGACGGCCCAGAAGTACTTCGTTATCGCCGCTCACGCGGCGCGCGAGGGCGGCGACCGGCCGCGGGCCGGCGAAGCTCTCTCCCGAGCCGCGCGTCAGATGGTCCATCTCGGCCGCCCCGACGACGCGCTCGACCTGATGAAGCTCGCCAAGACCGGCTCCGGAGAGGAGACCCTGCCGCGCACCCGCGCCATGCTGCACACCATTGAAGCGTGGGCGCAGGCGGCCATGGGCCATGGTCAGGCGATGCGCCGTACGCTCGGCGAGGCCGAGGAGCTCTTCGTCTCGGACCGGGGTGATGTGCCGCCGCCGAGCTGGATGCAGATGTTCGACGAGGCGGACCTGCACGGAATGCAGGCACTCGCCTTCCGCACGCTCGCGGAGCACGAGCCGTCGGCCGCGGCCGCGGCCCAGCGCCACGCGAAGCACGCACTGGAGCTGAGGATCAACGGCCGGCAGCGCTCGAAGATCTTCGACTACATCTCGCTGGCTTCCGCCTGCTTCATCGCGGACGATCCCGAGCAGGCCGACCGCTACGCGCGTCTCGCCCTGGTGTCCATGGGCGAGACCTCGTCGCACCGCACCTGGGACCGGCTGCGCGAGATGTACCGGCTCACCGGCCAGTACGCCGGCCATGGGACCATCCAGGGCCTCCGGGAGGAAATCCAGCTGGCTCTGCCCAGGCAGCCGAAGCGTTCGAGGAGCGAGGGAGTCTAGCGAGCCCTGTCCGGCCCTCATCACTCGGTCGTCAGAGGGACCCGACCCGTGCGACCAGTACACAGGCGTCGTCCTGGCGTTCCGGCTCGTCGCACTCTTCGATGATCACCCGTAGACACTCGTGTGCGGTACGGGTACCGGTGAACCGCGGTGCGAGCGTGAGCAACCGGTCCTGGCCAGACTCATCCGTGGCATCGCGGCGTGTCAGTCCGGCGGTGTGCAGTACCAGCACGTCGCCAGGCCGGAGCTGCACCTCGGCCTGCCCGAACGCGGCCCCCGGTGCCGTGCCGAGCAGCATCCCGCTCGGCGGCGTCAGCGCGCACCCCGCTCCCTCGCGGAACAGCAGGGGTGCGGGGTGTCCCGCCTGTGCCCAGGTCAGGACCTGGCTGACCTGGTCGTAGGTGCAGCACACCGCGCTGCCGATGGCCGGCTGCGCGGACGCTTCCACGAGTTGGTTCAGGTGGCCCATCAGGCGGCCGGGCTCGATACCGGCCACGGCCATCCCGCGCAACGCGCCGAGCAGCATGGCCATTCCGGAGGTGGCACTCACCCCATGACCGGTGAGATCTCCCGCACTGAGCAGCGAACGGCCGTCGGGCAGTTCCATGACGTCGTACCAGTCGCCGCCGATGAGTGCGGGTGCAGCCGACGGCAGGTAGTGCGCGGCCAGGTCCAGCGCCGCCGGCCCGCTGTGCGCGAGTTCCATCGGCCCCTGCCAGCTCGGCAGCACGGCCTGCTGCAGATCGACGGCGGCCCGGCGCTCGGTCCTGATGATCTGCTGCCGGCGCTGCAGCGTCTCCTCGGTCTCGTGCACCGCCCGCTGGCTGCGCCGGAGGTCGC contains:
- a CDS encoding DNA-binding protein NsdB, which encodes MTGLPNTRLADLFGLAGWSKGELARLVNRQAAVMGHQQLATDTSRVRRWIDMGESPRDPVPKVLAALFTERLGRVVTIEDLGFVRPGRAGGRQDAGNAEQTANPDGLPWAPERTAAVLTEFTGMDLMLNRRGLVGAGAALAAGSALSSAMHDWLHTDPALASDAPRIDDPLRADQAGFDRYEAAPIGSQEIEALEHSVEVFRAWDASRGGGLQRKAVVGQLNEVGGMLSYRHPDLLQRRLWGVAANLAVLAGWMSHDVGLEPTAQKYFVIAAHAAREGGDRPRAGEALSRAARQMVHLGRPDDALDLMKLAKTGSGEETLPRTRAMLHTIEAWAQAAMGHGQAMRRTLGEAEELFVSDRGDVPPPSWMQMFDEADLHGMQALAFRTLAEHEPSAAAAAQRHAKHALELRINGRQRSKIFDYISLASACFIADDPEQADRYARLALVSMGETSSHRTWDRLREMYRLTGQYAGHGTIQGLREEIQLALPRQPKRSRSEGV
- a CDS encoding N-acetylmuramoyl-L-alanine amidase; the protein is MTSKQRIRLALALTTASAFSLALLSPAAQASTQGTRPECPRTLDCEWVPAAYQQTGDPSDKETYGNYDTADRPHTTKIKYIVLHDTEETFDKTLQIFQDPHRAASAHYVVRSSDGHVAQMVKDKDVAWQAGNWYINSQSIGIEQEGVATEGAKWFTPEMYNSTAKLVRYLAAKYDIPLDRQHIIGHDNVPPTSAAGTAAMHWDPGTYWDWNYFMALLGRPTFPTARPSSQLVTVNPVFRQNIQSFRDCEKKIDLPAQASSAVPLYTEPSTDAPLFSDPGLHTDGSPGTNCAADWGSKVSSSQQAVVAERRPGWTAIWWYGQKAWLQSPSGTRTTTPTAGYVVRPKAGSAGVPVYGVAYPEKGEYPADFTAPHVGTPLPYTIKPGQAYPGGGEAPTGYYYAPTIDASYPYDHTYFPGATTYVTVQIGHRVAFVKSADVDIVRTR
- a CDS encoding aminoglycoside phosphotransferase family protein gives rise to the protein MYTASSSVSAPPRPHRSLPTGGGPYLDPSHAVAALGAGRARRTAGPSTQPLSGRLDLSGPQGAQLRMAIASVHRICPEFNPVQVMRRSGRSVLLVGTTGRTTAVAKCLIDHSPAWSERFRQEIAAYRTFVRHRPPVRVPRLIAADPENCILVIERMPGRAAALQRHPVEAPPRADIRSVLGAITKVNTWRPPAGMFDQPLDYASRIARYHELGLFTDRDLGDLQKLLHGLAHSGGRQGTGQFCHGDALLSNILLSPAGPVLVDWEHAGWYLPGYDLATLWSVLGDAPVARRQISQLAQSAGPASRDAFLVNLMLVLTREIRTYETAVRRTVREGSPTGAGHQTQPGVLSHGEEQRLLLRRLHDDCALARRAVRAAVGTR
- a CDS encoding PP2C family protein-serine/threonine phosphatase, yielding MPSHVFADRPAPQPPERGSVDALITRTRRLRGDLDAVRRDAVAEDDEAQGRWHRALCDLAVHHLDDLGAHLGQLKEGLPADTAATVSDQGRGASYRAPADLPTGALLSRVGSAEWNLLTDEMSWSDEVYRIFGRPPEKGPLSLDELPSLLRPDDQSRLTVLVTDCLVDGKPIDGEFRIVRSDGTTRTLHMMGEPVLDNDGCTASMWAVLRDVSDLRRSQRAVHETEETLQRRQQIIRTERRAAVDLQQAVLPSWQGPMELAHSGPAALDLAAHYLPSAAPALIGGDWYDVMELPDGRSLLSAGDLTGHGVSATSGMAMLLGALRGMAVAGIEPGRLMGHLNQLVEASAQPAIGSAVCCTYDQVSQVLTWAQAGHPAPLLFREGAGCALTPPSGMLLGTAPGAAFGQAEVQLRPGDVLVLHTAGLTRRDATDESGQDRLLTLAPRFTGTRTAHECLRVIIEECDEPERQDDACVLVARVGSL